Proteins encoded together in one Anaerotignum propionicum DSM 1682 window:
- a CDS encoding class II fructose-bisphosphate aldolase — protein sequence MGDVKMRGLVTLKEILENTRKEGYAVGSFNFNGYEDAQGIINGAAEKNSPVILMASMGACKYIGLHQTVGMIKGMAASVDIPVCLHLDHATDMDYIKEAIKAGFSSVMIDASAEDYEINIQKSKEIVEFAKDYHCSVEAELGKVGGKEENIVVSDEKATFTQPSDVPRFVEETGIDALAIAFGSVHGFYKSEPKLDFERLAEIAKITDCPLVLHGGTGIPVEDFKKCVVSGISKINVGTEFKKTFTDTIRKMCNDLPEKEVDPRKYMGPVKDACAEVVKGKIDVFGSANKA from the coding sequence ATGGGAGATGTGAAAATGAGAGGTTTAGTGACTTTAAAAGAAATTTTAGAGAATACAAGAAAAGAAGGCTATGCAGTTGGCAGTTTCAATTTCAATGGTTATGAAGATGCACAGGGAATTATTAATGGTGCGGCAGAAAAAAATTCACCGGTGATTTTAATGGCATCTATGGGTGCTTGCAAATATATTGGTTTGCATCAAACAGTTGGGATGATTAAAGGGATGGCGGCTTCTGTAGATATTCCCGTTTGCCTGCATTTAGACCATGCAACAGACATGGATTATATTAAAGAAGCAATCAAGGCAGGGTTTTCCTCTGTTATGATTGATGCTTCCGCAGAGGACTATGAAATAAACATTCAAAAATCAAAAGAAATTGTTGAGTTTGCTAAGGATTATCATTGCTCCGTAGAAGCTGAGTTAGGCAAAGTTGGCGGTAAGGAAGAAAATATCGTAGTTTCCGATGAAAAGGCAACCTTTACCCAGCCTTCCGATGTTCCTCGTTTCGTTGAAGAAACAGGCATTGATGCTTTGGCAATTGCATTTGGTTCCGTTCATGGCTTCTACAAAAGCGAGCCTAAGTTGGATTTTGAGCGTTTGGCTGAGATTGCAAAAATTACAGATTGTCCTTTGGTTCTCCACGGTGGTACCGGCATCCCTGTAGAAGACTTCAAAAAATGCGTTGTATCAGGAATTAGCAAAATCAACGTTGGAACAGAGTTTAAGAAGACTTTCACTGATACAATCAGAAAAATGTGCAATGACCTTCCTGAAAAAGAGGTTGACCCTAGAAAGTATATGGGACCTGTTAAGGATGCTTGCGCAGAAGTTGTAAAGGGAAAAATCGACGTGTTTGGCAGTGCAAATAAAGCCTGA
- a CDS encoding sugar kinase: MYDIITIGEILAEILAEKKNQNFFELGGTLLGPFPSGAPAIAIDQAAKMGAKTTIVAKVGKDDFGLLNKNRLESSGVDISNIIETSDNTTGNAFVTYATDGSRRFIFHFKHAACGELGPHDIDDALIKNSKILHIMGCSVTGSPSMSAAIMKAIRTAKKHNVKISFDPNIRPELLTGETSNYFNEILESCDFLLTGKSELVKLFGAYQKNLLELLKKKDRIIVIKDGSRGTDVYTRSEAFQVGTFPTIEVDPTGAGDCFDGTFLALYCNGVDIKTASKYGNAAGALAVSKKGPMEGNCRIEEIEHLISENPSVEAVDIENPFTKLL, translated from the coding sequence ATGTACGATATTATAACAATTGGTGAAATTCTGGCAGAAATACTCGCAGAAAAAAAGAATCAGAATTTTTTTGAACTGGGCGGTACACTTTTAGGTCCTTTTCCCAGCGGTGCGCCAGCCATTGCAATTGATCAGGCTGCGAAAATGGGCGCAAAAACAACGATTGTGGCAAAAGTAGGAAAAGACGACTTTGGTTTGCTAAATAAGAATAGACTTGAATCCTCCGGAGTGGACATCTCAAACATCATTGAAACATCAGACAATACTACGGGAAATGCCTTTGTAACATATGCCACGGATGGCAGCAGAAGATTTATCTTTCATTTTAAACACGCTGCTTGTGGTGAACTTGGACCCCATGATATTGATGACGCACTGATTAAGAATTCTAAAATACTGCATATTATGGGCTGTTCAGTGACAGGAAGTCCATCTATGAGTGCTGCAATTATGAAGGCCATACGCACTGCAAAAAAACACAATGTAAAAATCAGCTTTGATCCTAATATTCGTCCCGAACTTTTAACTGGAGAAACCTCAAATTATTTCAATGAAATTCTAGAATCTTGCGATTTTCTTTTGACAGGAAAAAGCGAGCTTGTAAAATTATTTGGAGCGTACCAAAAAAATCTATTGGAATTATTAAAGAAAAAGGATAGAATTATAGTAATAAAAGATGGTTCCAGAGGTACAGATGTTTACACAAGAAGTGAAGCTTTCCAAGTAGGAACATTCCCTACAATTGAAGTGGATCCTACCGGTGCGGGAGACTGCTTTGACGGAACTTTTTTGGCTTTGTATTGTAACGGTGTTGATATTAAGACGGCATCAAAATACGGAAATGCTGCAGGTGCTTTGGCCGTTTCTAAAAAAGGCCCTATGGAAGGTAATTGCAGAATAGAAGAAATTGAGCATTTGATTTCCGAAAACCCCTCGGTGGAGGCAGTAGATATAGAAAACCCTTTCACGAAATTATTATAA
- a CDS encoding ABC transporter permease produces the protein MEKLKAWLKKNMVIVFLIGLCIGFGVTTDTFFTTKNVMNLTSQMAINALLATGLTYVIILGGIDISVGSVAALAGVFSAMVGLMFPNMSVFLSIIILIVSSLIIGGICGFFNGIMITKFKVVPMITTLATMTIARGVTYIVTGGTAVFGLPTQFSWLGAGRLLVTDSHPNGIIPIITLFTIIVVALMHILLSKTVFGRHVYATGSNLQVAHLSGINTNRVILKSHILCSIMAALGGVLVASKLQNGQPGACEGYEMYAIASTVLGGTSLSGGSGSVGRAMFGVAIIAVINNGMNLLSISSYWQKVVIGSIILLAVIFDMSQKKKA, from the coding sequence ATGGAAAAATTGAAAGCATGGCTAAAGAAAAACATGGTTATTGTGTTTTTGATCGGTTTGTGTATTGGGTTTGGCGTGACGACAGACACTTTTTTCACAACGAAAAATGTTATGAACCTAACCTCACAGATGGCTATTAATGCCCTTTTGGCAACCGGTCTTACTTATGTAATTATCCTTGGGGGAATCGATATTTCCGTTGGTTCAGTAGCGGCTCTTGCAGGGGTATTTTCCGCAATGGTTGGGTTGATGTTTCCGAATATGTCTGTATTCTTGTCCATTATAATCCTGATTGTATCTTCATTGATTATAGGCGGCATCTGCGGCTTCTTCAATGGTATTATGATTACGAAGTTTAAAGTAGTGCCTATGATTACAACATTGGCTACGATGACGATTGCCAGAGGTGTAACATATATTGTTACAGGCGGAACAGCTGTCTTTGGTTTGCCTACCCAATTTTCATGGCTGGGAGCAGGCCGCTTATTGGTGACTGATTCTCACCCCAATGGTATTATTCCGATTATAACATTATTTACAATTATCGTTGTGGCCCTGATGCATATTTTGCTTTCCAAAACTGTGTTTGGCAGACATGTGTATGCAACCGGGTCTAATTTGCAGGTGGCGCACCTAAGTGGTATTAATACAAACAGAGTTATTTTGAAATCCCATATTTTGTGTTCCATAATGGCGGCATTGGGCGGTGTATTGGTTGCTTCTAAGCTGCAAAATGGACAACCCGGTGCATGTGAAGGCTACGAAATGTATGCCATTGCTTCAACGGTTCTGGGTGGTACCAGTCTTTCCGGTGGCAGTGGTTCTGTTGGTCGTGCAATGTTTGGTGTTGCCATCATTGCAGTTATTAACAATGGTATGAATTTATTATCTATCTCTTCCTATTGGCAGAAGGTAGTAATCGGTAGTATTATCTTATTGGCGGTTATTTTTGATATGTCACAAAAGAAAAAGGCATAA
- a CDS encoding 6-phosphofructokinase produces MNIAVITSGGDSSGMNPCLAQIVKYATHQGHVIYGYKRGFLGIRDNDYTVLRPCDVQDWHKKGGTELRTGRFPELKEQENQELLISQLTKNNIDALIVLGGDGSFKGARALSSLNPKMNIVGVPCTIDNNIYGSEYTLGYDTALNKQVDYLDGISDTGMALPGRVFFVETLGAWDGYLTHSSVLMGMADFSVLVEKPMTNEEISREIVKIRESGDKDYVVVMFAEGDSQNTITRMVDAANYVKNTLGLNVKCNLVGFQQRGGVPTATDRLRAAGFAKYAVDAVVKGIQNVYVVYADGKYQYMDVEQAFQRKVFDEFEIK; encoded by the coding sequence ATGAATATTGCTGTAATTACCAGCGGCGGGGATTCATCGGGAATGAATCCGTGTCTTGCTCAAATTGTAAAATACGCAACACATCAGGGGCATGTAATTTACGGATACAAACGTGGATTTTTAGGTATCCGTGATAATGATTATACGGTGCTTCGCCCCTGTGATGTACAGGATTGGCATAAAAAAGGTGGTACAGAGCTTCGCACCGGGAGATTTCCTGAACTGAAAGAACAGGAAAATCAAGAGCTTCTAATTTCCCAATTAACCAAAAATAATATAGATGCACTGATAGTTTTGGGCGGAGACGGAAGCTTTAAGGGTGCCAGAGCTTTAAGCAGCTTAAATCCGAAAATGAATATTGTTGGGGTGCCTTGTACCATTGATAATAACATTTACGGCAGTGAATATACGTTAGGATATGACACAGCATTGAACAAACAGGTGGATTATCTGGATGGTATCAGCGATACCGGAATGGCTTTGCCGGGAAGAGTCTTTTTTGTGGAGACTTTGGGTGCATGGGACGGTTACTTAACCCACAGCTCCGTATTGATGGGAATGGCAGATTTTAGTGTTCTGGTTGAAAAACCCATGACAAATGAAGAGATTTCCCGGGAAATCGTTAAAATACGAGAGAGCGGGGATAAGGACTATGTTGTGGTTATGTTTGCCGAGGGAGACAGCCAGAATACCATCACCAGAATGGTGGATGCTGCAAATTATGTGAAAAACACATTGGGGTTAAACGTAAAATGTAATCTTGTTGGATTTCAGCAACGAGGAGGCGTACCCACTGCCACAGACCGATTGAGAGCTGCTGGTTTTGCTAAATATGCGGTTGATGCGGTGGTAAAAGGCATTCAAAATGTGTATGTGGTTTACGCTGACGGAAAATATCAATATATGGATGTTGAACAGGCCTTTCAACGAAAGGTATTTGACGAGTTCGAGATTAAATAA
- a CDS encoding ROK family protein codes for MMRYYLILDIGGTKTSGALFTEDGKIVDDYVHVAPSKTFLGEEAVYQNTKDVLLHIINHFSLKKEEILGIGVGSPGPLDAEKGVIIHAPLMGWHNFPIVERLEADFGMKVMLDNDGNLGALAEVRMGVAMGLKNVIYMTVSTGCGGGIVVNGEVYRGSSSGAGEVGHMSIMPEGLKCPCGSVGCFELYASGTAINHRLKEDMKKGIQSEAFELAEFKTENLNGKVLNEAAELGDAYALEVYCKEGYYLGIGIANQFNFFNPDTIVLGGGVTKAKKFFHEALMETLKERCIQPISDSSVRYSVMNDRVVLYGAYCLIKEYTDKKQ; via the coding sequence ATGATGAGATATTATTTGATTTTAGATATAGGTGGAACAAAGACATCAGGTGCATTGTTTACAGAAGACGGAAAAATTGTAGATGACTATGTACATGTGGCGCCCTCAAAGACTTTCTTAGGGGAAGAGGCGGTATATCAAAATACCAAGGATGTATTGTTGCATATTATAAATCATTTTTCTCTTAAGAAAGAAGAAATTTTAGGGATAGGCGTGGGAAGTCCGGGACCTTTGGACGCAGAAAAGGGTGTTATAATTCATGCTCCATTGATGGGTTGGCACAATTTTCCTATTGTAGAACGATTGGAAGCAGATTTTGGAATGAAGGTTATGTTAGACAATGACGGCAATCTGGGTGCACTTGCCGAGGTGCGAATGGGTGTCGCAATGGGATTGAAAAATGTAATCTATATGACTGTAAGCACTGGTTGTGGCGGTGGTATTGTTGTGAATGGTGAAGTGTATCGCGGCAGTTCCAGTGGTGCAGGAGAGGTTGGACATATGTCTATTATGCCGGAAGGTTTGAAATGTCCTTGTGGCAGCGTGGGTTGTTTTGAGCTGTACGCCTCGGGTACTGCAATCAATCATCGCCTTAAGGAGGATATGAAAAAAGGTATCCAAAGCGAGGCTTTCGAATTGGCAGAATTTAAGACGGAAAACTTAAACGGAAAGGTGCTAAATGAAGCGGCAGAGCTTGGAGATGCATATGCCCTTGAAGTTTATTGCAAAGAGGGTTATTATCTAGGAATAGGAATTGCAAATCAATTTAACTTCTTTAACCCCGATACCATCGTATTAGGCGGTGGCGTTACAAAGGCAAAGAAATTTTTCCATGAAGCTTTGATGGAAACCTTAAAAGAACGTTGTATTCAACCAATCAGTGATAGCTCAGTCAGATATTCTGTGATGAACGACAGAGTTGTGCTTTATGGTGCTTATTGCTTGATTAAAGAATACACAGATAAAAAACAATGA
- a CDS encoding class II D-tagatose-bisphosphate aldolase, non-catalytic subunit: MENILKEKVKGEGNTRGIASYCTANALVIEALLYHAKETQQPVLIEATANQVNQYGGYTGMTPQNFADFVFHIADQMDCSRNLIYLGGDHLGPLTFRNLPEEEAMEKAKVLVREYVKAGFTKIHLDTSMKLESDAKNQPLSTKIVAKRGAALYQVCMETLSQIDSKVQPVFIIGSEVPIPGGATEAEEGISVTKVIDFIDTVETYQRVFDEYGLLDTWENIVAVVVQPGVEFGDSQVFPYDRDEAKDLCDSLKAYPSLVFEGHSTDYQTKENLREMVEDGVAILKVGPALTFRLREALFSLSFMEKELIPREKCACFIEVLEEVMLAQPENWIHHYHGTDEEIALARKYSYSDRCRYYLSNAQVQKAIDQLFHNFDKITIPLNLMHQYMPNQYEKVIRGELKNEARLLVYDAVLEVVATYEYAIKR; the protein is encoded by the coding sequence ATGGAAAATATATTGAAGGAAAAGGTAAAAGGAGAGGGCAATACCCGAGGAATTGCATCTTACTGCACAGCCAATGCACTGGTGATAGAGGCTTTGCTGTATCATGCGAAGGAAACACAGCAGCCTGTTCTGATTGAAGCAACAGCCAATCAAGTGAATCAGTACGGCGGATACACAGGAATGACCCCTCAAAATTTTGCTGATTTTGTGTTTCATATTGCAGACCAAATGGATTGTAGCAGAAATCTAATCTATCTAGGAGGGGACCATTTGGGTCCCCTTACTTTTCGCAATCTTCCAGAAGAGGAAGCTATGGAAAAGGCAAAGGTATTGGTTAGAGAGTATGTGAAGGCTGGTTTTACCAAAATCCATTTGGATACCAGTATGAAGCTGGAAAGTGATGCAAAGAATCAACCCCTTAGCACAAAAATTGTTGCCAAACGTGGTGCTGCGTTGTATCAAGTTTGTATGGAGACCCTTAGCCAAATTGATAGTAAGGTACAACCTGTTTTTATCATAGGCAGTGAGGTTCCCATACCAGGGGGGGCAACGGAGGCGGAAGAAGGGATATCTGTAACAAAGGTGATAGATTTCATTGATACTGTAGAGACGTATCAAAGAGTTTTTGATGAGTATGGGCTATTAGACACATGGGAAAACATCGTGGCTGTGGTGGTTCAGCCTGGTGTGGAGTTTGGTGATTCCCAAGTCTTTCCTTATGATCGGGACGAAGCAAAGGATTTGTGCGACAGCTTAAAGGCATATCCTTCCTTGGTTTTTGAGGGACACTCTACAGATTATCAGACAAAAGAAAATTTAAGAGAAATGGTAGAAGATGGGGTTGCAATTTTGAAAGTAGGACCCGCTTTAACATTCAGATTAAGAGAAGCTTTGTTTTCTCTCAGTTTTATGGAAAAAGAATTAATACCAAGAGAAAAATGTGCTTGTTTTATAGAAGTTCTGGAAGAGGTTATGCTGGCCCAGCCGGAAAATTGGATTCACCATTATCACGGAACAGATGAAGAGATAGCCTTGGCTAGAAAATACAGTTATTCAGACCGTTGTAGATATTATTTATCAAACGCTCAGGTTCAAAAGGCCATAGATCAGCTGTTCCATAACTTTGATAAAATTACAATACCCCTGAACTTAATGCATCAATATATGCCCAATCAATATGAAAAGGTTATACGTGGTGAATTGAAAAATGAAGCCCGATTGCTGGTATATGACGCTGTTTTGGAGGTAGTGGCTACTTACGAATATGCAATAAAAAGATAG
- a CDS encoding MurR/RpiR family transcriptional regulator produces MHLVDSAYENIKLNMDSLSSTEKKVATFLLENVDRIQTLNVVGIAKESCTSEATVVRMSKKLGYKGFYQLKVMLIHSLDQEQQLSRNSPLSNLNEFFQASAQNMLHIGNMLDQKTFWKCVDLIASANTVHVIASGNTIPSILEFSFRLGRIGIATTTSISDELELANINLARYGDIVIGVSHSGGSKNVVRAFELARKKGVATVAVTDITTSPLKKHADYALASTIESSSTSVFGAESHIYTSIILDALVFFTANKKRTPQGVKMFLAETQIP; encoded by the coding sequence ATGCATTTAGTGGACTCAGCGTATGAAAATATTAAACTCAATATGGACAGTCTTTCTTCCACAGAAAAAAAAGTTGCTACTTTTTTATTGGAAAATGTTGATAGAATACAGACACTAAATGTGGTAGGAATTGCAAAAGAAAGCTGCACCAGCGAGGCCACTGTGGTACGCATGAGCAAAAAATTAGGTTATAAAGGCTTTTATCAGCTTAAAGTTATGCTCATTCATAGTTTAGATCAAGAACAGCAACTTTCCAGAAATTCACCGCTAAGTAATCTAAATGAATTTTTTCAAGCATCAGCCCAAAACATGCTGCATATCGGAAATATGCTAGACCAAAAAACCTTTTGGAAATGTGTGGACTTAATTGCCTCTGCAAATACAGTTCATGTCATTGCCTCAGGAAATACCATTCCCTCTATTCTGGAATTTTCTTTTCGTTTAGGCCGCATAGGGATTGCTACTACAACCTCTATTTCTGATGAGTTGGAGCTTGCTAATATTAACTTAGCCCGATATGGTGATATTGTCATTGGCGTTTCCCATAGCGGTGGATCAAAGAATGTGGTACGAGCCTTTGAATTGGCCAGAAAAAAAGGGGTAGCCACCGTTGCTGTCACCGATATTACAACAAGCCCTTTAAAAAAACATGCAGATTACGCTTTGGCTAGCACCATTGAGTCCTCTTCAACATCTGTATTTGGCGCCGAATCTCATATCTACACAAGTATCATATTAGATGCCCTTGTGTTTTTTACGGCAAATAAAAAACGCACACCTCAAGGTGTAAAAATGTTTTTAGCTGAAACACAGATACCTTGA
- a CDS encoding sugar ABC transporter ATP-binding protein, protein MNPCLQVKNISKRFLGVKALTDVSIDFHSGEMHCLLGENGAGKSTLIKIISGVYDATEGEVIFNGQKVSFQNPRQALDAGISVIHQELSIANDLTVAENIFLGAEQRQGFKMLLDRKRMNKEAQEILDFMKVDIQATQIARELTAAQQQMVEIAKVMTKKAKVVIMDEPTSSLSGHEINALFEQIKILKKQNVAIIYITHRLKEMFEMGDRVTVLRDGCKVETFNIADVTEKELVASMVGREIQDYYNRQEHTAKEELLRVEGLTGKKGEFKNVSFRACAGEIIGFAGLVGAGRTEVMEAIFGARDYSSGKIFVSGKEVVFRNPIEAINAHIGLVTEDRRRTGLMLNAMIKNNIVLPSLSKNSKKFGFLDLKWEKEVSEDYVDKLKVRTPGINTVIANLSGGNQQKVILAKWLLANSKILILDEPTRGIDVNAKSEFYALMNAFVANGGCIIMVSSELPEVLGNSDRIIVMREGEIAGELHYKDATEQNVIELASLNSKNT, encoded by the coding sequence ATGAATCCGTGTTTGCAAGTGAAAAATATTTCAAAAAGATTTCTAGGTGTCAAGGCCCTTACAGACGTGTCTATTGATTTTCATTCAGGAGAGATGCATTGTCTTTTGGGAGAGAATGGTGCGGGAAAATCCACATTGATTAAAATCATTTCCGGTGTTTATGATGCTACCGAAGGAGAAGTCATTTTTAATGGCCAAAAGGTAAGCTTTCAGAACCCTCGTCAAGCATTGGATGCAGGCATTTCTGTAATCCATCAGGAGCTGAGTATCGCAAACGATTTAACAGTAGCGGAAAATATCTTCTTAGGTGCAGAACAAAGGCAGGGTTTTAAAATGCTTTTGGATAGAAAACGAATGAATAAAGAAGCCCAAGAAATTTTGGACTTTATGAAGGTAGATATTCAAGCGACTCAAATCGCTAGGGAACTAACAGCGGCACAACAGCAAATGGTTGAAATAGCCAAGGTAATGACGAAAAAGGCAAAAGTCGTTATTATGGATGAACCTACTTCTTCATTATCAGGGCATGAAATTAATGCGTTGTTTGAACAGATAAAAATACTAAAGAAACAGAATGTGGCCATTATTTATATCACCCATCGACTGAAAGAAATGTTTGAGATGGGAGATCGGGTTACGGTTTTAAGAGACGGTTGTAAGGTAGAAACGTTTAACATTGCTGATGTAACGGAAAAGGAATTGGTTGCCAGCATGGTAGGGCGGGAAATTCAGGATTATTACAACAGACAAGAACATACTGCAAAAGAAGAATTACTTAGAGTTGAGGGACTTACAGGTAAAAAAGGTGAATTCAAAAATGTTAGTTTTCGAGCATGTGCTGGAGAAATTATTGGTTTCGCCGGCCTAGTGGGAGCTGGTCGAACGGAGGTAATGGAGGCAATCTTTGGGGCAAGAGATTATTCTTCTGGGAAAATTTTTGTTTCCGGCAAAGAAGTGGTCTTTAGAAATCCCATTGAAGCAATCAATGCACATATTGGCCTTGTTACCGAGGATAGACGCCGCACAGGTTTAATGCTAAATGCTATGATAAAAAACAACATTGTTTTGCCAAGTCTTTCAAAAAACAGTAAAAAGTTTGGCTTTTTAGATTTAAAGTGGGAAAAGGAAGTAAGTGAAGATTACGTTGATAAGCTGAAGGTTAGAACACCCGGAATCAATACAGTGATAGCTAACCTATCTGGAGGAAATCAGCAAAAGGTTATTTTGGCAAAGTGGTTATTAGCTAATTCTAAAATTTTAATTTTAGATGAACCCACCAGAGGCATTGATGTGAATGCAAAGTCTGAATTTTATGCACTGATGAATGCCTTTGTGGCTAATGGCGGTTGCATCATTATGGTGTCTTCGGAATTGCCCGAAGTTTTAGGCAATAGTGATCGAATTATTGTTATGAGAGAAGGCGAAATCGCAGGAGAATTGCATTATAAAGACGCGACAGAGCAAAATGTGATTGAACTTGCAAGTTTAAATAGTAAAAATACTTAA
- a CDS encoding TetR/AcrR family transcriptional regulator — MLLLQKNFLTGHALTDMIITFFENVMGGGFILGRNKYPEETVEKILEVSLKLFLEKGYDNVIIRDIANELGGLTKGAVYHHFKSKEEILSALNKSIFEKNNPFIQARKDTELNGLQKIKKVLKLSLLDADKQAMDIASLPLIKNPRFLANVLDNQINVVAPLLAEMIEEGIEDGSIQTECPKQLSELFVLMTNLWLTPTVFPTNKDEIMDKIVLVKEVFDNLGLPVFDEEITLLCNEVANEFKNNTV; from the coding sequence ATGCTTTTACTTCAAAAAAATTTCTTGACTGGTCACGCACTAACTGATATGATAATTACATTCTTTGAGAATGTAATGGGAGGAGGTTTTATTTTGGGACGGAACAAATACCCCGAAGAAACGGTAGAAAAAATATTGGAAGTATCGCTAAAACTGTTTTTGGAAAAAGGCTATGACAATGTAATAATTAGAGACATTGCAAATGAATTAGGTGGACTGACAAAAGGTGCAGTCTATCATCACTTTAAATCTAAAGAAGAAATTTTATCAGCATTGAATAAAAGTATATTTGAAAAAAATAATCCTTTTATTCAAGCAAGGAAAGACACAGAACTTAATGGACTGCAAAAGATAAAAAAGGTATTAAAACTATCACTTTTAGACGCTGATAAGCAGGCAATGGATATAGCATCTCTGCCACTTATAAAAAATCCCCGTTTTTTAGCCAATGTTTTAGACAATCAAATAAATGTTGTTGCCCCTTTATTGGCAGAAATGATTGAGGAAGGCATTGAGGACGGTTCTATCCAAACGGAATGTCCAAAACAACTTTCCGAGCTATTTGTTTTAATGACGAATTTATGGCTTACACCGACTGTTTTTCCTACGAATAAAGACGAAATAATGGATAAAATTGTACTTGTTAAAGAAGTGTTTGATAACCTTGGATTGCCTGTTTTTGATGAAGAAATCACCTTGCTTTGCAATGAAGTTGCGAATGAATTCAAAAATAATACTGTCTAA
- a CDS encoding substrate-binding domain-containing protein: protein MKKFLSVLLSATLVLGLTACGSKPAAEKPAEGDSAKKELTLGFIVGSREHVFYNLIEEGIMTASKDLGFKAIVLDGELDSNVTSDHINNLVAQGVDAIALSCNDPGGTTPAMEAADKEGIPVFTFDCTSDVTDVVKCFVGTDNVEGGRLGGQETVRLAEAGKTVGIINFDEPQSCIDRRTGWEEVVKASDKKLNIIDIGNYEGDAAKAEQLMSDALSANKNDIAVVFAVGDPAATGALAAIKAAGADTKIIGFDGNPEAKAAILDAENGKYWVSEISQNPIEIGKQISQNMVDYLNNGSVAESKIMIAPYIITAENAAK from the coding sequence ATGAAGAAGTTTTTAAGTGTATTACTTAGTGCAACATTGGTACTTGGATTGACTGCTTGCGGTTCCAAACCTGCCGCAGAAAAACCTGCAGAAGGAGATTCTGCGAAAAAGGAATTAACATTGGGCTTCATTGTTGGTTCCAGAGAACATGTTTTCTACAATTTAATTGAAGAAGGCATTATGACTGCATCTAAAGATTTGGGCTTTAAAGCAATTGTACTTGATGGTGAATTGGACAGTAACGTAACTTCTGACCACATTAACAATTTAGTCGCACAGGGTGTTGATGCAATTGCCCTTTCTTGCAACGATCCCGGTGGCACAACACCTGCTATGGAAGCTGCGGACAAAGAAGGCATTCCTGTATTTACATTTGACTGCACCAGCGATGTTACCGATGTTGTAAAATGCTTTGTTGGTACTGACAACGTTGAAGGTGGCAGACTTGGCGGACAAGAAACAGTAAGACTTGCAGAGGCTGGCAAAACAGTTGGTATCATTAACTTTGACGAACCTCAATCTTGTATCGATCGTCGTACAGGCTGGGAAGAAGTTGTAAAGGCTTCAGACAAAAAATTAAACATTATTGATATTGGTAACTACGAAGGCGATGCTGCAAAGGCTGAACAGTTAATGTCTGATGCTTTGTCTGCAAATAAGAATGACATCGCAGTTGTTTTCGCAGTTGGTGATCCTGCTGCAACAGGCGCTTTGGCTGCAATCAAGGCTGCTGGTGCAGATACAAAAATCATCGGTTTCGATGGTAACCCTGAAGCAAAAGCAGCCATTTTGGATGCTGAAAATGGAAAATATTGGGTATCTGAAATTTCTCAGAATCCTATCGAAATCGGAAAGCAGATTTCTCAGAACATGGTTGATTATTTAAACAATGGCTCCGTTGCTGAATCAAAAATTATGATCGCTCCTTACATCATTACAGCAGAAAACGCAGCGAAATAA